A region from the Palaemon carinicauda isolate YSFRI2023 chromosome 9, ASM3689809v2, whole genome shotgun sequence genome encodes:
- the LOC137646362 gene encoding uncharacterized protein, whose product MSQATEIVYAEADNISEIVPKDTPSQLNPNVDPFQPQPLDITADTPQLKENVHCSSSQCRFPEPNLDMRLQSQQEMLLKTQQHTTAAIVLPSIEVPKFKGDPIEFANFMMAFDARIAPNASGDADKMYYLDQQLEGEAKDLIGGCLYMSSSEGYTTARNLLSQEYGDPYKVSMAYIKKLISWSALKHEDPHSLYTFALFLIKCRHAMTNLSHMEVLNHLLNLQAVVKRLPTFLQNKWCSLAGH is encoded by the coding sequence ATGTCTCAAGCAACAGAAATAGTTTATGCTGAAGCTGACAATATCTCGGAAATCGTGCCGAAAGATACTCCTTCCCAGTTGAATCCAAATGTAGACCCCTTCCAACCACAACCTTTGGATATAACAGCAGATACTCCTCAGTTAAAAGAGAACGTTCACTGTAGTTCCAGCCAGTGTCGGTTCCCTGAGCCAAATCTTGATATGCGACTACAGTCCCAACAAGAGATGCTCCTGAAGACACAGCAGCACACGACTGCAGCAATTGTGCTTCCAAGCATAGAAGTACCAAAATTTAAAGGTGATCCTATTGAGTTTGCCAATTTCATGATGGCATTTGATGCCAGAATTGCCCCAAATGCTTCGGGTGATGCTGACAAAATGTACTACTTGGATCAGCAACTTGAAGGGGAAGCCAAAGACTTGATAGGTGGATGCTTGTATATGAGTTCTTCAGAAGGATATACTACAGCTAGGAATTTGCTCAGTCAAGAGTATGGCGATCCCTACAAGGTGTCGATGGCATATATTAAGAAACTTATTTCTTGGTCTGCACTGAAACACGAAGATCCTCATAGCTTGTATACATTTGCTTTATTCCTTATTAAGTGCAGACATGCCATGACCAACTTGTCACACATGGAAGTACTAAATCATCTTCTTAACCTTCAAGCAGTTGTTAAAAGACTTCCGACATTCCTTCAGAACAAGTGGTGTAGCCTGGCTGGACATTGA
- the LOC137646364 gene encoding zinc finger BED domain-containing protein 5-like produces MDPEEIENSALEVGQHLWLTARIQLLDKQVNISLDDGDERQPVTSWSLKADWWRDEFGRGEHCKTGQLGRALSSTRFDMPKRKYDPAYIMYGFIAIEHGGEALPQCVVCMKSLSNAAMKPSLLKRHLETNHADKKDRDQSYFQRLGENVKWQRMDKTGQIYQKGAGIVKGSYEVALLVAKNMKAHTIAESIIMPAAKILVSHVNGEEAVAKLESVSVSNNTVQRRIEDMVDIAEEVVEGMKSSKYGFAIQLDESTDITNCSQLLVYVRFTQSNAAKTDLLLSQDLSNTTTRKDIFNVLDNFFKQNELDWGKLVRCTTDGAPLMLGRKSGFQAHVKAVAPYATAVHCFIQRFTLCAKVLPPKLLSCLNRDIRIVYFVKTSAMNTRLFKLLCENFISDHICLLYHTEVRWLSRGNTTRHLFELRDVLLVFFKEKEHDF; encoded by the exons CCAGTAACGTCATGGTCACTGAAAGCTGATTGGTGGAGAGATGAGTTCGGCCGAGGAGAGCATTGCAAGACGGGGCAGTTAGGAAGGGCACTCAGCAGTACAA GATTTGACATGCCGAAGAGAAAATATGACCCGGCATACATAATGTATGGTTTCATTGCAATCGAACATGGAGGAGAAGCTCTTCCGCAGTGTGTGGTCTGTATGAAGTCCCTTTCCAATGCGGCCATGAAACCCAGCCTGCTCAAACGTCATCTTGAGACTAATCACGCGGACAAGAAGGACCGAGATCAGAGCTACTTCCAGCGACTTGGCGAGAACGTGAAGTGGCAGCGCATGGACAAGACTGGCCAGATCTACCAGAAGGGAGCAGGAATTGTGAAAGGATCCTATGAAGTTGCTCTCCTGGTGGCTAAAAACATGAAAGCGCATACCATTGCAGAGTCTATCATCATGCCAGCGGCAAAGATCTTGGTCAGCCACGTGAATGGAGAGGAGGCGGTGGCGAAGTTGGAGAGTGTTTCCGTCTCTAACAACACTGTACAACGCCGTATCGAGGATATGGTCGACATTGCCGAAGAAGTGGTTGAGGGAATGAAATCCTCAAAGTATGGGTTTGCCATTCAACTCGACGAATCGACGGACATCACCAACTGCTCTCAACTACTTGTCTACGTCCGCTTCACGCAGAGTAATGCTGCGAAGACTGACTTACTGCTGAGCCAGGATCTGTCCAATACAACAACAAGAAAGGATATTTTCAACGTTTTGGACAATTTCTTCAAGCAGAatgaactggactggggaaagttgGTCCGATGCACAACAGATGGGGCTCCATTGATGCTCGGTCGAAAGTCAGGTTTTCAAGCCCATGTGAAAGCTGTAGCACCATACGCCACTGCTGTCCACTGTTTCATACAAAGATTCACCCTCTGTGCTAAGGTGCTCCCTCCGAAGTTGTTATCATGCTTGAACCGAGATATCAGAATCGTTTATTTCGTGAAAACATCCGCCATGAATACTCGACTGTTCAAGCTCCTCTGTGAAAATTTTATCTCTGACCACATCTGTCTCCTCTACCACACAGAGGTGCGCTGGCTCTCTCGGGGTAATACGACGAGGCATCTCTTTGAACTGAGAGATGTACTCCTCgtattcttcaaggagaaggaacaCGATTTTTAG